A single genomic interval of Littorina saxatilis isolate snail1 linkage group LG17, US_GU_Lsax_2.0, whole genome shotgun sequence harbors:
- the LOC138953418 gene encoding uncharacterized protein: protein MGVLGAQVLLKSAPLSVGVASSILRWNCNKRCFATKGKIVSHYIRWNAENKLLFGSKRMPGKKKTLSSGDAAKLKAKPQRVKVDKNTKFRLEEMYMASASQEVGSTETRAYSDEESRIANLHHVKPSVDQDFYPEKFWEETPPVGKTVGELDDFLGVNPVQEKGQMDIPKMLPVPKGKTTDAITSSKTQTASKGAQNKLKTKQSQLTAKVGEEITSQPQHKELEFVLRCPLFPEQFPETSTPGLEFSSRVESFGLRVLPSVKTILSKTRPDLSNFFLQRWREKMIKELGEDGFKRHQEATIWKGVNLHACVLQYLSGTPLEDLQIQENFQGHWSSISDVLPRVTEIGALEASVTHPWLHYKGTFDCIAKYKNVLCVIDWKTASKPKPLLSNLYDDPLQVVAYMGAINQCAEFKTKFGVVDQAAIVVAYPNGEDAHVHMLSRALCLRYWDQWCHRLHQYWDTVFSQKSQ from the exons ATGGGAGTGCTTGGCGCACAAGTTCTGTTAAAGTCGGCACCTTTATCTGTTGGTGTGGCTTCCAGCATTTTGAGATGGAACTGCAACAAGCGATGCTTTGCAACCAAGGGCAAAATCGTTTCTCATTATATCAG GTGGAACGCAGAAAACAAACTCCTATTCGGATCAAAACGAATGCcaggaaaaaagaaaactttGTCATCAGGCGATGCAGCCAAACTGAAAGCTAAACCCCAGCGGGTGAAAGttgacaaaaacacaaaattcAGGCTGGAAGAAATGTACATGGCATCTGCCTCACAAGAAGTCGGCAGCACAGAGACACGGGCATACTCTGATGAAGAAAGTAGGATCGCAAACCTGCACCATGTAAAACCTTCAGTCGATCAGGACTTTTACCCTGAAAAGTTTTGGGAAGAAACCCCTCCAGTAGGTAAAACAGTTGGTGAACTGGACGATTTTTTAGGTGTAAATCCAGTACAAGAAAAAGGTCAAATGGACATTCCCAAAATGTTGCCAGTTCCGAAGGGTAAGACGACAGATGCTATTACATCATCGAAGACACAGACAGCATCGAAAGGTGCACAGAACAAGCTAAAGACAAAACAGTCACAATTAACAGCTAAGGTAGGAGAGGAAATAACTTCTCAGCCGCAACATAAGGAACTGGAATTTGTCCTACGGTGTCCTCTGTTCCCTGAACAGTTCCCAGAAACGTCAACACCTGGGCTGGAGTTTAGCAGCAGGGTAGAAAGTTTCGGACTGCGTGTGTTGCCCAGTGTCAAAACGATACTCAGCAAGACGCGGCCCGACCTCAGCAACTTCTTCCTGCAGCGTTGGCGTGAGAAGATGATTAAGGAGCTGGGAGAAGATGGCTTCAAAAGACACCAAGAAG CCACGATTTGGAAGGGAGTCAATCTGCACGCGTGTGTGCTGCAGTACCTGTCTGGCACACCCCTGGAGGACCTCCAGATTCAGGAGAACTTCCAGGGCCACTGGTCAAGCATCTCTGACGTCCTGCCGCGTGTGACCGAGATTGGAGCACTGGAAGCAAGCGTGACGCATCCCTGGCTTCACTACAAGGGCACGTTTGATTGCATCGCCAAATACAA AAACGTCCTTTGCGTGATTGACTGGAAGACTGCCAGCAAACCCAAGCCCTTGTTGAGCAACCTGTATGACGATCCCTTGCAAGTTGTCGCATACATGGGTGCCATCAATCAATGTGCAGAGTTCAAGACCAAG TTCGGAGTGGTGGACCAGGCAGCGATAGTGGTAGCCTATCCCAACGGTGAAGATGCCCACGTGCACATGCTGTCGCGTGCGTTGTGTCTACGCTACTGGGACCAGTGGTGTCATCGCCTGCATCAATACTGGGACACAGTCTTCTCACAAAAGAGCCAGTAG
- the LOC138953419 gene encoding ras-related protein Rab-4B, whose amino-acid sequence MSETYDFLFKFLVIGSAGAGKSCILHQFIESKFKADSNHTIGVEFGSKVVNVGGKAVKLQIWDTAGQERFRSVTRSYYRGAAGALLVYDITSRETYNALTNWLTDARTLASPNIVITLVGNKKDLEAEREVTFLEASRFAQENDLIFLETSALTGENVEETFLKCARSILVKIESGELDPERMGSGIQYGDASLRRLQRQQATTKRPDCAC is encoded by the exons ATGTCAGAAACATACG ACTTCTTGTTCAAGTTCCTGGTGATCGGAAGTGCTGGAGCAGGAAAATCCTGCATTCTGCATCAGTTTATAGAAAGCAAAT ttaAAGCAGACTCCAATCACACAATTGGTGTAGAATTCGGAAGCAAGGTGGTCAATGTCGGTGGGAAAGCTGTTAAACTGCAAATCTGGGACACTGCTGGCCAGGAGAGATTCAG ATCTGTGACACGCAGTTATTACCGTGGGGCTGCTGGTGCTTTGCTGGTGTATGACATCACAAG ccGAGAGACATACAATGCTCTTACCAACTGGTTGACGGATGCCAGGACACTTGCAAGCCCGAACATTGTGATCACTCTAGTGGGGAACAAGAAAGATCTGGAGGCGGAACGAGAAGTCACGTTTCTGGAGGCCAGCCGCTTTGCACAAGAAAATG ACTTGATTTTCCTCGAAACAAGTGCACTGACTGGAGAAAATGTTGAAGAGACCTTCCTGAAGTGTGCACGATCCATTTTGGTAAAGATTGAATCGG GTGAACTTGATCCTGAGCGTATGGGTTCTGGGATACAGTATGGAGACGCATCCCTAAGGCGACTGCAGAGACAACAGGCGACAACGAAACGACCGGACTGTGCATGCTGA